In the Apteryx mantelli isolate bAptMan1 chromosome 1, bAptMan1.hap1, whole genome shotgun sequence genome, one interval contains:
- the RIPPLY3 gene encoding protein ripply3, which translates to MEGAAADSLLQATVDNICHCSRDTQLHSPHPREQLQSSPALWRPWILTARADEMTEDQRMSEQDGQLRNFQSKGALGFQHPVRLYLPRSKSQKFLSNIGEKVLAGFPVQATIHFYNDDIDSEEDEEEISSA; encoded by the exons ATGGAGGGTGCAGCTGCAGATTCCTTGCTCCAGGCTACAGTGGACAACATCTGTCATTGCTCCAGAGACACCCAGCTGCATTCGCCCCATCCAAGAGAGCAGCTACAGAG CAGCCCTGCTTTATGGAGGCCCTGGATACTCACAGCAAGAGCTGATGAAATGACAGAGGATCAAAGAATG TCAGAACAGGATGGTCAACTAAGAAATTTTCAATCAAAAGGAGCCCTGGgttttcaacatccagtgag ACTTTATTTGCCCAGGTCCAAATCCCAAAAGTTTCTTAGTAACATCGGAGAGAAGGTTCTGGCTGGTTTTCCAGTGCAAGCTACAATTCACTTCTACAATGATGACATTGACTCTGAGGAGGATGAAGAAGAGATCAGTTCAGCCTAA